One segment of Nostoc flagelliforme CCNUN1 DNA contains the following:
- a CDS encoding CHASE2 domain-containing protein — translation MISGLLQKLRVPFVKVQDSRETFKSKSWLQIILVTSVGVTAFIWGVRELKWLQPWELRVYDQMLRSRPSEAPDKRILLVKITDEDLKREKGTISDRRINQLLKKIESYQPRIVGLYLFQPENNYLAANLQNQDNIVSTCLFNTLGKDEIPPPPNFPIDNVGASQMCKFIFIRDFGLEQ, via the coding sequence GTGATTAGTGGATTATTACAAAAACTCCGTGTCCCCTTTGTCAAAGTTCAGGATTCGCGTGAAACTTTCAAGAGCAAAAGCTGGTTGCAAATTATTTTAGTTACCAGTGTAGGAGTCACCGCCTTTATCTGGGGAGTTCGTGAACTCAAATGGTTGCAGCCTTGGGAGTTAAGAGTTTATGATCAGATGTTGCGATCGCGTCCATCAGAAGCACCTGATAAGCGGATTTTGCTGGTAAAAATCACTGATGAGGATCTTAAACGAGAGAAAGGGACTATATCAGATCGTAGAATCAATCAGCTATTAAAAAAAATAGAGTCTTATCAACCGCGAATTGTTGGTTTATATCTTTTCCAACCAGAAAACAACTATTTGGCAGCTAATCTCCAAAATCAAGATAACATCGTCAGCACCTGTTTATTCAACACCTTGGGTAAAGATGAAATTCCACCACCGCCAAATTTTCCTATAGATAATGTGGGAGCATCCCAAATGTGCAAGTTTATTTTTATACGGGATTTTGGCTTAGAACAATAA
- a CDS encoding helix-turn-helix domain-containing protein: MPAIEQPRIAQLVRETRQCLKLSQVKLATMLGVSFHSINRWENGRAQPSPLAMKQIKELLHQMGEPGEALLARYFQK, translated from the coding sequence ATGCCTGCAATCGAACAGCCAAGGATTGCACAGTTGGTTCGTGAGACTCGGCAGTGCCTCAAACTTTCACAGGTAAAACTGGCAACGATGTTGGGGGTTTCGTTCCACAGTATAAACCGATGGGAAAACGGACGGGCACAACCTTCGCCACTGGCTATGAAACAAATTAAAGAGCTATTACACCAAATGGGAGAACCCGGTGAGGCGCTTTTAGCCAGATACTTTCAAAAATGA
- a CDS encoding hybrid sensor histidine kinase/response regulator produces the protein MIEFFSNQLLEPDTNLLQMMSAIATQIGQFIEQQRSSSIEKENFPLVKDLIDHLKAQEVTDLRQYLGEQEQVEENLRHSEARYRSLAEASASIVWSAGPWGNVVEDIPTWEAFTGQSPEQYKGWGWVDALHPDDRTSVTAIWRQAFFGRSVAVAEYRVLRHDGEYRYMKIRGVPILDETGEIEEWVGMCVDISDVYDDLRLRKQAEAEREQLLALLKTEQTRLVEANVLLDTLFNNAPIGIGLWDEKLRYVRLNDALAEINGFPQEAHIGKTVAQVLPGIDSAVMEALHHAIKTGESIAQETSGETPAAPGKHRHWSVNYYPIKLPGDITWVGAICEEITARKQAEVERQQLFEREQAARVEAEAAKEQVTKILESITDGFIAFDTEWRFTYINHEGSRTLGRSCEDLLGKNLWSEFPELTDTSFGQLYQRAVALGTPLELEDYYPPFDAWFAVRAYPSPTGLSLYFRNINVRKQAEAKLRESEACFRLLAENSTDIISRHTVDGTLLYISPACYTVLGYQPEELVGNQSQELVHPDDLAEIARNYPVNADLPDIYTVTHRARHKDGHYIWLEATIRAIRDRQTKEILEMQASSRDITERKQVEEEQRFLAEAGEILAASLDYETTLASLARLAVPEIADWCLVDIICDNQLVRRVTAAHADPKKQQLLEQLQNYPPDLTRKEGIAEVIRTGKSQITQFISDEQIQAVSRNTSHLKILQELNPTSGISVPLIVRGRVLGAMTLVSSSGRRYPTKSLMLAEELARRAAVAVDNARLYTETQQSQQAALRAASRTARLQSITAALSESLTPAQVAEVMVEQGMAALGASSALVALVTNSGTELEIVRTVGYEQEAVDLWRRFSINASVPLAEAVRNKQPIWQESTTARIARYSHLAKEYTQVDYGAWISIPLIIEGRAIGGMSLAFAELQEFSQDDQPFMLALAQQCAQAMERARLYEAEQTAREAAENANRIKDEFLAVLSHELRSPLNPILGWSKLLQTKKLDEKTVPQALKTIERNARLQAQLIEDLLDISRILQGKLSLNIYPVDLTSVISAAMETVRLSAEAKSIEMHISLEPHLGQVLGDSGRLQQIVWNLLSNAVKFTPAGGRVDIRLEQVGSGGWGVGSRELGVGGKEIPNHSPPYAQIIVSDTGKGIDPNFVPYVFEYFRQENSSTTRKFGGLGLGLAIVRHLVELHGGTVQVESEGEDQGATFTVRLPLIQNQLEIKQESNDSETSSNLNGVNILVVDDDADTREFIAFLLEQYGANVTAVASADKALAALRQSLPDILLSDIGMPEVDGCMFMRQLRTLPAEQGGKIRAIALTAYAGEMNAKQVLAAGFNKHLAKPVEPAELVDAIANLIAE, from the coding sequence GTGATCGAATTTTTCAGCAACCAACTTTTAGAGCCTGATACCAATTTACTCCAAATGATGAGTGCGATCGCCACTCAAATTGGTCAGTTCATTGAGCAGCAGCGCAGTTCCTCGATTGAGAAAGAAAATTTTCCCCTTGTTAAAGATTTAATTGATCATCTAAAAGCTCAAGAGGTTACAGATTTGCGGCAATATTTGGGCGAACAGGAGCAAGTAGAAGAAAATCTGCGTCATAGTGAAGCACGCTACCGCTCACTGGCAGAAGCAAGCGCATCCATCGTCTGGAGCGCGGGGCCTTGGGGCAATGTTGTTGAAGATATTCCAACTTGGGAGGCGTTCACTGGGCAAAGTCCCGAACAATATAAAGGATGGGGTTGGGTTGACGCACTGCACCCAGATGACCGTACATCTGTAACTGCTATTTGGAGACAGGCTTTTTTTGGACGCAGCGTTGCAGTTGCCGAGTATCGTGTTCTGCGGCATGACGGCGAATACCGTTACATGAAGATACGCGGTGTGCCTATACTTGATGAAACAGGCGAAATCGAGGAATGGGTAGGAATGTGCGTAGATATCAGCGATGTCTACGACGATCTTCGCTTACGCAAGCAAGCTGAGGCAGAACGTGAGCAATTACTGGCGCTACTGAAAACAGAACAGACTCGCTTGGTTGAAGCTAACGTTCTGCTTGATACCCTGTTCAATAACGCACCTATAGGTATTGGTTTATGGGATGAGAAATTAAGATACGTTCGATTAAATGACGCTTTAGCTGAAATTAACGGTTTTCCCCAAGAGGCGCATATCGGTAAGACCGTTGCTCAAGTGTTACCAGGGATAGATTCTGCGGTCATGGAAGCTTTACACCATGCGATCAAAACGGGAGAATCTATTGCCCAAGAAACTAGTGGAGAGACACCCGCCGCGCCTGGAAAACATCGGCACTGGTCGGTAAATTATTATCCAATTAAGCTACCAGGTGATATTACCTGGGTAGGCGCAATCTGCGAAGAAATCACGGCTCGCAAGCAAGCAGAAGTCGAGCGTCAACAGCTATTTGAGCGGGAGCAAGCGGCTCGTGTTGAGGCTGAAGCTGCCAAAGAGCAAGTTACCAAAATTTTAGAAAGTATCACTGACGGTTTTATTGCTTTTGATACTGAGTGGCGGTTCACCTACATCAATCATGAGGGAAGCAGAACTTTAGGGCGTTCCTGCGAGGATCTGCTTGGGAAGAATTTGTGGTCAGAGTTTCCAGAACTGACTGATACTAGCTTCGGTCAGCTTTATCAAAGGGCAGTTGCTCTAGGAACGCCCCTTGAGCTTGAAGATTATTATCCACCCTTTGATGCATGGTTTGCGGTTCGTGCCTATCCTTCACCCACAGGATTATCACTTTATTTCCGTAACATTAATGTACGCAAGCAAGCAGAGGCAAAACTGCGCGAGAGTGAGGCGTGTTTTCGGCTGCTGGCTGAGAATTCAACTGATATTATTTCACGCCATACAGTAGATGGAACTCTTCTATATATTTCACCAGCTTGCTACACAGTATTGGGGTATCAACCAGAGGAACTAGTAGGTAATCAGAGCCAGGAGTTAGTTCATCCTGATGATTTGGCAGAGATTGCCAGGAATTATCCAGTCAATGCCGATTTACCAGATATTTATACTGTTACTCACCGTGCTCGTCACAAGGATGGACATTATATCTGGTTGGAAGCAACTATTCGAGCTATCCGCGATCGCCAAACTAAAGAAATTTTAGAGATGCAGGCGTCTTCGCGGGATATTACTGAGCGCAAGCAAGTGGAGGAGGAGCAGCGTTTTCTAGCTGAGGCTGGTGAGATATTGGCTGCATCATTAGACTACGAGACAACCTTAGCCAGTTTAGCGCGTTTGGCAGTGCCTGAAATAGCTGATTGGTGCTTAGTTGATATTATTTGTGACAATCAATTAGTCCGCCGGGTTACAGCAGCCCATGCCGATCCAAAAAAACAACAATTGCTAGAACAGTTACAAAATTATCCGCCTGATTTGACACGAAAAGAAGGTATTGCTGAGGTAATACGGACAGGCAAATCACAAATTACTCAGTTTATTTCTGATGAACAGATACAAGCGGTAAGCCGCAATACCAGTCATTTAAAAATTTTGCAAGAACTAAATCCTACATCCGGCATTAGTGTACCCCTCATAGTTCGGGGACGGGTGCTGGGAGCTATGACTTTGGTCTCTTCTTCAGGTCGTCGCTATCCTACCAAAAGCCTGATGTTAGCTGAGGAGTTGGCTCGCCGGGCTGCCGTAGCCGTTGATAATGCCCGACTATATACAGAAACACAGCAATCTCAACAGGCGGCTTTACGGGCAGCATCTCGCACTGCGCGTCTGCAAAGCATTACCGCCGCACTTTCGGAATCTCTGACTCCGGCACAGGTTGCTGAAGTAATGGTAGAGCAAGGTATGGCAGCTTTGGGAGCTAGTTCTGCTTTAGTCGCATTAGTGACTAATAGCGGCACTGAACTGGAAATTGTCCGAACTGTTGGTTATGAACAAGAAGCAGTAGATTTATGGCGTCGATTTTCTATTAATGCATCCGTACCACTGGCAGAAGCAGTGAGAAACAAGCAGCCCATCTGGCAAGAGTCAACAACAGCGAGGATTGCTCGTTACTCACATCTTGCTAAGGAATACACCCAGGTTGACTACGGCGCTTGGATTTCAATTCCATTGATCATTGAGGGACGAGCCATTGGTGGAATGTCTCTAGCTTTTGCCGAACTTCAGGAGTTTAGTCAGGATGATCAACCCTTCATGCTGGCACTAGCACAGCAGTGCGCTCAAGCGATGGAACGGGCCCGCCTATACGAGGCAGAGCAAACGGCAAGGGAAGCAGCAGAAAACGCTAACCGGATTAAAGACGAGTTTCTAGCAGTCCTTTCTCATGAATTGCGATCGCCACTCAACCCAATTTTAGGATGGTCTAAGCTACTCCAAACCAAAAAACTTGATGAAAAGACAGTTCCTCAAGCGCTGAAGACTATTGAGCGGAATGCTAGGTTGCAGGCTCAACTGATTGAAGACTTGCTGGATATCTCCCGGATTTTACAAGGTAAACTTAGCCTGAATATCTACCCGGTTGATTTAACATCTGTGATTTCGGCAGCAATGGAGACAGTGCGGCTGTCAGCAGAAGCAAAATCAATTGAAATGCACATCAGCTTGGAACCACATTTGGGACAAGTTTTAGGTGATTCTGGCCGATTGCAGCAAATCGTTTGGAACCTGCTCTCAAATGCAGTTAAGTTTACACCTGCGGGGGGACGGGTTGATATTCGACTGGAACAAGTAGGAAGTGGGGGGTGGGGAGTAGGGAGTAGGGAATTGGGAGTAGGGGGTAAAGAAATACCAAACCACTCCCCGCCTTATGCTCAAATTATCGTCAGCGACACAGGGAAAGGCATCGATCCTAATTTTGTGCCTTACGTGTTTGAATATTTTCGTCAAGAGAACAGCAGCACCACCAGAAAATTTGGTGGATTGGGATTAGGGTTAGCGATCGTCCGTCACTTAGTCGAACTGCATGGCGGGACAGTCCAGGTAGAAAGTGAGGGCGAAGATCAGGGCGCAACTTTTACCGTGAGACTCCCACTGATTCAAAATCAATTAGAGATTAAACAGGAGAGTAATGACTCAGAGACATCCTCAAATTTAAATGGTGTCAATATTTTAGTAGTGGATGATGATGCAGATACGCGAGAATTTATTGCCTTCTTGCTGGAGCAGTATGGCGCAAATGTGACAGCAGTGGCATCAGCAGATAAAGCACTAGCCGCTTTAAGGCAATCCCTGCCAGATATACTTTTAAGCGACATTGGGATGCCAGAAGTGGATGGATGTATGTTCATGCGACAGTTGAGAACGCTGCCAGCAGAGCAAGGAGGAAAAATTCGAGCGATCGCACTTACCGCCTATGCTGGAGAAATGAACGCCAAGCAAGTACTTGCAGCCGGATTTAACAAGCATCTTGCCAAACCAGTAGAGCCAGCCGAATTAGTAGATGCGATCGCCAACTTAATAGCTGAATAA